One segment of Dromaius novaehollandiae isolate bDroNov1 chromosome Z, bDroNov1.hap1, whole genome shotgun sequence DNA contains the following:
- the LOC112988031 gene encoding interleukin-11 receptor subunit alpha isoform X1: MGRGRKQGKMRSPTRGLGRVMVLLAAALASACRAVPEGWGEEGVQYGQLGTDVMLSCASAPAGSAVEWRRDGAAALPAGSAVRHGTLVLPHASLATAGTYSCHSEDGGLLHTVSLRLGHLPGVPFVSCRASDYENFSCSWTSSLETFLPTRYITSYRKKSLTGEEKRRNKNGHVGPCLQDPARAGTCTVHKSEFWSSYRMNITEVNPLGSSFRLLDITMQAIIKPDPPEGLVVEPVPRAPRRLQVSWRYPTSWPKEPHFQLKFRLQYRPIIHRSWSVVETVNLSEVITDAFTGLEHVVQVSAKDFLDAGNWSEWSMEARATPVRDPATVVSEETTTDASLEILAEEPSRAPNPEPINRSDPLEKMAILVSLGIFAFFILAAILVITILVWLRVRKHGKDETKPHNFLVAATHLKALPKAQIL, from the exons ATGCGCAGTCCCACCCGAGGCCTGGGCAGGGTGATGGTGCTACTCGCTGCAGCCCTTGCGTCAGCCTGCCGCGCCGTCCCCgagggctggggagaggaag GTGTGCAGTACGGCCAGCTGGGGACGGACGTGATGCTGTCGTGCGCCAGCGCCCCTGCGGG CTCAGCCGTGGAGTGGAGGCGGGACggggctgcagcgctgccggCCGGCTCCGCCGTGCGGCACGGCACCCTGGTGCTGCCACATGCCAGCCTGGCCACCGCGGGGACCTACAGCTGCCACAGCGAGGACGGTGGCCTCCTGCACACCGTGTCCCTGCGGCTGGGGC ACCTGCCGGGGGTCCCCTTTGTGTCCTGCAGAGCCTCCGACTACGAGAACTTCTCCTGCTCCTGGACATCCAGCCTGGAGACCTTCCTCCCCACCAGATACATCACCAGCTACAG GAAGAAATCGCTGAcgggagaagagaagaggag GAACAAGAACGGGCACGTGGGGCCGTGCCTGCAGGATCCAGCCCGTGCCGGCACCTGCACCGTTCACAAGTCTGAGTTCTGGAGCTCCTATCGGATGAACATCACCGAGGTGAACCCGCTGGGCTCCAGCTTCCGCCTCCTCGACATCACTATGCAGGCGATCA TTAAGCCAGACCCTCCAGAAGGCCTGGTGGTGGAGCCTgtcccccgggcgccgcggcggctccagGTGAGCTGGAGGTACCCCACATCCTGGCCCAAAGAGCCCCACTTCCAGCTCAAGTTTCGGCTGCAGTACCGGCCCATCATCCACCGTTCCTGGTCCGTG GTGGAGACAGTGAACCTCTCTGAGGTGATCACAGACGCCTTCACAGGGCTGGAGCACGTGGTCCAAGTCAGCGCGAAGGACTTCCTGGATGCAGGAAACTGGAGCGAGTGGAGCATGGAGGCGCGGGCGACGCCAGTCAGAG ACCCTGCCACCGTGGTGAGTGAAGAAACCACTACAGATGCCAGCCTGGAGATCCTGGCCGAGGAGCCCTCACGGGCTCCTAATCCTGAGCCCATCA ATCGCAGCGACCCCCTGGAGAAGATGGCCATCCTGGTCTCCCTGGGTATCTTTGCCTTCTTCATCCTAGCTGCCATTCTGGTCATCACCATCCTCGTCTG GCTCCGGGTGAGGAAACACGGCAAGGATGAGACCAAACCCCACAACTTCTTGGTTGCTGCCACCCACTTGAAGGCTCTACCGA AGGCCCAG
- the LOC112988031 gene encoding interleukin-11 receptor subunit alpha isoform X2 has translation MRSPTRGLGRVMVLLAAALASACRAVPEGWGEEGVQYGQLGTDVMLSCASAPAGSAVEWRRDGAAALPAGSAVRHGTLVLPHASLATAGTYSCHSEDGGLLHTVSLRLGHLPGVPFVSCRASDYENFSCSWTSSLETFLPTRYITSYRKKSLTGEEKRRNKNGHVGPCLQDPARAGTCTVHKSEFWSSYRMNITEVNPLGSSFRLLDITMQAIIKPDPPEGLVVEPVPRAPRRLQVSWRYPTSWPKEPHFQLKFRLQYRPIIHRSWSVVETVNLSEVITDAFTGLEHVVQVSAKDFLDAGNWSEWSMEARATPVRDPATVVSEETTTDASLEILAEEPSRAPNPEPINRSDPLEKMAILVSLGIFAFFILAAILVITILVWLRVRKHGKDETKPHNFLVAATHLKALPKAQIL, from the exons ATGCGCAGTCCCACCCGAGGCCTGGGCAGGGTGATGGTGCTACTCGCTGCAGCCCTTGCGTCAGCCTGCCGCGCCGTCCCCgagggctggggagaggaag GTGTGCAGTACGGCCAGCTGGGGACGGACGTGATGCTGTCGTGCGCCAGCGCCCCTGCGGG CTCAGCCGTGGAGTGGAGGCGGGACggggctgcagcgctgccggCCGGCTCCGCCGTGCGGCACGGCACCCTGGTGCTGCCACATGCCAGCCTGGCCACCGCGGGGACCTACAGCTGCCACAGCGAGGACGGTGGCCTCCTGCACACCGTGTCCCTGCGGCTGGGGC ACCTGCCGGGGGTCCCCTTTGTGTCCTGCAGAGCCTCCGACTACGAGAACTTCTCCTGCTCCTGGACATCCAGCCTGGAGACCTTCCTCCCCACCAGATACATCACCAGCTACAG GAAGAAATCGCTGAcgggagaagagaagaggag GAACAAGAACGGGCACGTGGGGCCGTGCCTGCAGGATCCAGCCCGTGCCGGCACCTGCACCGTTCACAAGTCTGAGTTCTGGAGCTCCTATCGGATGAACATCACCGAGGTGAACCCGCTGGGCTCCAGCTTCCGCCTCCTCGACATCACTATGCAGGCGATCA TTAAGCCAGACCCTCCAGAAGGCCTGGTGGTGGAGCCTgtcccccgggcgccgcggcggctccagGTGAGCTGGAGGTACCCCACATCCTGGCCCAAAGAGCCCCACTTCCAGCTCAAGTTTCGGCTGCAGTACCGGCCCATCATCCACCGTTCCTGGTCCGTG GTGGAGACAGTGAACCTCTCTGAGGTGATCACAGACGCCTTCACAGGGCTGGAGCACGTGGTCCAAGTCAGCGCGAAGGACTTCCTGGATGCAGGAAACTGGAGCGAGTGGAGCATGGAGGCGCGGGCGACGCCAGTCAGAG ACCCTGCCACCGTGGTGAGTGAAGAAACCACTACAGATGCCAGCCTGGAGATCCTGGCCGAGGAGCCCTCACGGGCTCCTAATCCTGAGCCCATCA ATCGCAGCGACCCCCTGGAGAAGATGGCCATCCTGGTCTCCCTGGGTATCTTTGCCTTCTTCATCCTAGCTGCCATTCTGGTCATCACCATCCTCGTCTG GCTCCGGGTGAGGAAACACGGCAAGGATGAGACCAAACCCCACAACTTCTTGGTTGCTGCCACCCACTTGAAGGCTCTACCGA AGGCCCAG